One genomic region from Saprospiraceae bacterium encodes:
- the rpsE gene encoding 30S ribosomal protein S5: MAKRDLKRVKPSEAELKDKMVALNRVAKVTKGGRTFSFAAIVVVGDGNGVVGHGLGKARDVQEAIAKAIDDAKKNLIRVNIHKGTIPHIQAGKFGAGKVLIKPASEGTGVIAGGAMRAVLDMAGVHNVLGKSLGSSNPHNVIKATLDALSKMRSPQEIAQQRKVSLSKVFNG, from the coding sequence ATGGCGAAAAGAGATTTAAAAAGGGTAAAACCTTCAGAGGCCGAGCTCAAAGACAAAATGGTAGCACTCAACAGGGTGGCTAAAGTCACCAAAGGTGGTCGTACTTTTAGCTTTGCTGCAATAGTAGTAGTCGGTGATGGCAATGGTGTAGTCGGTCACGGTTTGGGAAAAGCCCGTGATGTTCAGGAAGCTATCGCTAAAGCCATAGATGATGCCAAAAAGAATTTAATTCGTGTCAATATTCATAAAGGGACTATACCTCATATTCAAGCTGGAAAGTTTGGTGCAGGTAAAGTCTTGATCAAGCCTGCATCAGAAGGTACGGGTGTCATAGCTGGTGGTGCAATGCGGGCTGTGCTTGATATGGCAGGTGTACATAACGTATTGGGTAAATCTCTTGGATCTTCAAATCCTCATAATGTGATCAAAGCTACCCTTGACGCATTGTCTAAGATGAGATCTCCCCAGGAGATAGCACAACAAAGAAAAGTATCATTAAGCAAAGTTTTTAACGGTTAA
- a CDS encoding 50S ribosomal protein L18 gives MKSTKTTNKQKIQFRIRKKVSGVADRPRLAVYRSNKSIYCQLIDDSKSITLAAASAHADVIDKAKNKTEQAKAVGLLIADRAKSLNIESVVFDRGGNLYHGRIKALAEGAREGGLKF, from the coding sequence ATGAAATCGACAAAAACCACTAATAAACAAAAGATCCAATTCCGAATCAGGAAAAAAGTATCTGGAGTTGCTGATCGGCCTAGATTGGCGGTGTATAGAAGTAATAAATCCATTTATTGCCAATTGATAGATGATTCAAAAAGCATCACTTTGGCTGCGGCTTCTGCTCATGCAGATGTTATAGATAAAGCAAAGAACAAGACGGAGCAAGCCAAAGCCGTTGGATTATTAATTGCTGATAGAGCTAAGTCTTTAAATATTGAAAGCGTGGTTTTTGACAGAGGTGGTAATTTATATCATGGCCGGATCAAAGCATTGGCCGAAGGCGCTCGTGAAGGAGGGCTTAAATTTTAA
- the rplF gene encoding 50S ribosomal protein L6 has protein sequence MSRIGKLPIPIPKGVEVKIDKNRVTIKGPIGTHTQVIDHDMKLTLEDGHLTVIRPSEQKRHKSLHGTTRAILANLVKGVSTGFKKDLEVVGVGYRATNTGNLLEIGVGHSHPIMMYVPDELKVETLTEKGKPPMIKLSGSDKQLIGQIGAKLRKLRKPEPYKGKGIKYAGEILRRKAGKAAGKAK, from the coding sequence ATGTCCCGAATCGGAAAATTGCCAATACCCATTCCTAAAGGAGTAGAGGTGAAAATTGATAAAAACAGAGTAACCATCAAAGGGCCTATTGGCACACACACTCAGGTCATAGACCATGATATGAAGTTGACCCTTGAGGATGGACATCTAACAGTTATAAGACCTTCAGAGCAGAAAAGACATAAATCACTTCACGGTACCACCAGGGCTATTTTAGCCAATTTGGTCAAAGGAGTAAGTACTGGCTTTAAGAAAGACCTCGAAGTGGTAGGGGTGGGGTATAGAGCTACCAATACGGGCAATCTTTTGGAGATTGGTGTTGGACATTCGCATCCTATTATGATGTATGTACCTGATGAGCTCAAAGTAGAGACACTGACTGAAAAAGGTAAGCCACCCATGATTAAACTAAGTGGATCTGACAAACAGCTCATTGGACAGATAGGTGCCAAATTACGAAAGTTGAGAAAGCCTGAACCATACAAAGGAAAAGGTATTAAATATGCAGGTGAGATCCTAAGAAGAAAGGCAGGAAAAGCTGCTGGTAAAGCCAAATAA
- the rpsH gene encoding 30S ribosomal protein S8 yields the protein MAVTDTIGDYLTRIRNAQSAGHRMVEIPASNMKKRMTEILYENGYILKYKFDQKEGEFEKILIALKYDPMTRQPIIQKLQRASRPGLRKYSAADDIPRVGSGLGIAIVSTNKGIMTDKQARSQNVGGEVLCYIF from the coding sequence ATGGCAGTTACAGATACAATCGGAGATTATTTGACCAGGATCAGAAATGCACAATCTGCAGGTCATAGAATGGTAGAGATACCTGCTTCTAATATGAAGAAGAGAATGACCGAAATCTTATATGAGAATGGTTATATCCTCAAATATAAGTTTGACCAGAAAGAAGGCGAATTTGAGAAGATACTCATCGCATTAAAATACGATCCTATGACCCGGCAGCCAATTATACAAAAGTTGCAACGAGCTTCCAGACCAGGTCTTAGAAAATACAGTGCAGCAGATGACATCCCAAGAGTGGGATCTGGATTGGGCATTGCTATCGTATCTACCAATAAAGGAATCATGACAGACAAGCAGGCCAGATCTCAAAATGTGGGTGGCGAAGTTTTGTGTTATATATTTTAA
- the rpsN gene encoding 30S ribosomal protein S14, which yields MAKKSVVARQKKREVLIAKYADLRAKLKAAGDYEALDKLPRNASPVRFKNRCQLTGRPRGYIRRFGLSRVAFRDMALAGKIPGVTKASW from the coding sequence ATGGCTAAGAAATCGGTAGTAGCAAGACAAAAAAAGCGCGAAGTGTTGATCGCAAAATATGCTGACCTGAGAGCTAAACTTAAAGCTGCAGGTGATTATGAAGCATTGGACAAGTTGCCAAGAAATGCATCTCCTGTTCGTTTTAAAAATCGTTGTCAGTTGACTGGGAGACCAAGAGGGTATATTCGTAGATTCGGATTATCTCGTGTAGCATTTAGAGATATGGCGCTTGCCGGTAAAATACCAGGTGTCACAAAAGCAAGCTGGTAA
- the rplE gene encoding 50S ribosomal protein L5 — MKYTPRLKKYYLDTIVPKLTEQFKYTTVMQVPKVLKVCINQGVGEATQDRKSVDIACAEISLITGQKAVPTKSKKAISNFKLREDMAIGARVTLRGDRMYEFLDRLIAVALPRVRDFRGINDKSFDGRGNFTLGVTEQIIFPEIDLDKISKISGMDISIITSARTDKEAHALLSSLGLPFKNQKI, encoded by the coding sequence ATGAAATATACACCGAGACTTAAAAAGTATTACCTCGACACGATCGTACCGAAACTCACTGAGCAGTTTAAGTATACGACCGTAATGCAGGTTCCTAAAGTGTTAAAGGTTTGCATCAATCAGGGCGTTGGAGAAGCTACCCAGGATCGTAAATCTGTGGATATCGCTTGTGCTGAAATATCTTTGATTACCGGCCAGAAAGCAGTGCCTACCAAATCTAAAAAAGCAATTTCTAACTTTAAACTTAGAGAAGATATGGCCATTGGTGCCAGAGTGACTCTTCGTGGTGATAGAATGTATGAATTTTTGGATCGTTTGATTGCGGTAGCGCTTCCCCGGGTTCGTGACTTTAGAGGAATCAATGACAAAAGTTTCGACGGTAGAGGTAATTTTACCCTGGGTGTTACAGAACAAATTATTTTCCCTGAAATCGATTTAGATAAAATCAGCAAAATCTCAGGTATGGATATTTCCATTATCACTTCCGCTCGAACAGATAAGGAAGCACATGCTTTACTCTCTAGTCTCGGTTTGCCTTTCAAAAATCAAAAAATCTAA
- the rplX gene encoding 50S ribosomal protein L24, with protein MITKNKITVKRFAPKLNIKKGDQVMVISGDEKGKKGEVQKVLKESLKAIVTDVNLVKRHTKPTNNNPGGIREIPAAIYLSKLQLIDPKSGEPTRVGRRIENGKSVRVAKKSGQTIK; from the coding sequence ATGATTACAAAGAATAAAATAACAGTGAAAAGGTTTGCACCTAAGCTGAATATTAAAAAAGGCGATCAGGTCATGGTCATCTCCGGTGATGAAAAAGGCAAAAAAGGTGAAGTACAAAAAGTGCTTAAAGAGTCCTTGAAAGCCATAGTCACTGATGTCAATTTAGTAAAGCGGCATACTAAACCAACTAATAATAATCCAGGAGGAATTCGTGAGATTCCCGCTGCAATATATTTGTCCAAACTTCAATTGATTGATCCTAAATCTGGAGAACCAACCAGGGTAGGTAGGCGAATAGAGAATGGAAAATCTGTGAGAGTGGCAAAAAAATCTGGTCAAACGATTAAGTGA
- the rplN gene encoding 50S ribosomal protein L14 codes for MIQTESKLNVADNSGAKIVQCIRVLGSTRRRYAGVGDVIVVTVKDATPNGGIKKGTVSKAVIVRTSKEIHRKDGTYIRFDDNAVVLLTNADEPRGTRIFGPVARELRDKNYMRIISLAPEVL; via the coding sequence ATGATACAGACAGAATCAAAATTGAATGTGGCCGATAACAGTGGTGCCAAAATAGTACAGTGTATACGGGTTTTAGGCAGTACTCGGCGTAGATATGCGGGTGTGGGAGATGTGATTGTAGTTACTGTCAAAGATGCTACGCCTAACGGTGGTATTAAAAAAGGAACTGTATCCAAAGCAGTTATTGTCCGTACTTCTAAGGAGATCCATCGAAAAGACGGTACTTATATTCGCTTTGATGACAATGCTGTGGTGCTCTTAACTAACGCAGACGAACCTAGAGGTACCCGTATCTTTGGCCCCGTAGCTAGAGAATTACGTGATAAAAATTATATGAGGATTATTTCTCTTGCACCAGAAGTGCTTTAA
- the rpsQ gene encoding 30S ribosomal protein S17: MEQNTESAAIVRANRKTRVGVVTSNKMQKSITISIDRKVKHPKYGKFMHKTTKYMAHDEKNECNIGDLVKIMETRPLSKNKSWRLVEIIERAK; this comes from the coding sequence ATGGAGCAGAATACAGAATCCGCAGCAATAGTAAGGGCCAATAGAAAGACCCGGGTAGGTGTAGTGACCAGCAATAAAATGCAAAAATCTATTACAATCTCTATAGATCGTAAAGTAAAACACCCTAAGTACGGAAAATTCATGCATAAGACGACTAAGTATATGGCTCATGATGAGAAAAATGAATGCAATATTGGCGATTTGGTGAAAATTATGGAAACCCGTCCCTTAAGTAAAAATAAATCCTGGAGATTAGTGGAGATCATTGAACGGGCCAAATAA
- the rpmC gene encoding 50S ribosomal protein L29, with translation MANKKNQDIVALSETDIKNTLIEISMDLQKARFTHSVKGLDNPSQLKVMRKKIARLKTEERSREVSKLTEAELSKRTKIRARRKKQ, from the coding sequence ATGGCAAATAAAAAAAATCAGGATATCGTAGCCTTGTCCGAGACGGATATTAAAAATACGTTGATCGAAATCAGCATGGATTTGCAAAAAGCTCGATTTACTCATTCAGTTAAAGGGTTGGACAATCCTTCTCAGTTAAAAGTAATGCGTAAAAAAATTGCAAGACTGAAGACAGAGGAAAGAAGTCGCGAAGTCAGTAAGTTGACTGAAGCCGAACTTTCTAAAAGAACTAAAATCAGAGCAAGAAGAAAAAAACAATAA
- the rplP gene encoding 50S ribosomal protein L16, with the protein MLQPKRQKYRKQQKGRNRGIALKGSTLSFGSYGLKALELGRITNRQLEAARIAMTRETKREGQVWIRIFPDKPITHKPAEVRMGKGKGAVEYYVALVQPGRILFEMEGIEEKAATKALNMAAQKLPIKTKVVARHDL; encoded by the coding sequence ATGTTACAGCCTAAAAGACAGAAATATAGAAAACAACAAAAAGGAAGAAATAGGGGAATAGCTCTAAAAGGCAGTACCTTATCTTTTGGATCTTATGGCCTGAAAGCCTTGGAGTTAGGTAGGATTACCAATCGTCAATTAGAAGCCGCTCGTATTGCTATGACCCGCGAGACTAAACGGGAAGGTCAAGTTTGGATCAGGATTTTCCCTGATAAGCCTATTACACATAAACCTGCTGAAGTAAGGATGGGTAAAGGTAAAGGAGCTGTAGAATATTATGTTGCTTTGGTTCAGCCAGGTCGCATTTTATTTGAAATGGAAGGCATTGAAGAAAAGGCAGCAACAAAAGCTCTCAATATGGCCGCACAAAAATTACCAATTAAAACCAAAGTCGTTGCCCGACACGATCTTTAA